In the genome of Lactuca sativa cultivar Salinas chromosome 3, Lsat_Salinas_v11, whole genome shotgun sequence, the window AGATGTCGCCATACTCAACATTTTCTGGCGCAGTGCTAATGATTTCATTTTCTTCAACTTCATCTTCTTGAAATGCAACATCTTTTTCACTATCACTTTTTTGTATCTCAACCCATCCCCGAGGTCTAACTTTACATACAGCCAACCAATCCGAGTTGTTTTGTTTCAAAATCGGGTAAGGCATGTAACAAACTTGAGTAACTTGCATAGCTAAAATAAATGGTTCAAACTTGTTAAACTTTCTTCGCTGGTTTATATCAACCAATTTATATTGGTTGTGAACTTTGACTCCCACATTAGGTGTTGGATCATACCAATGACATTTAAACAATGCTGTGGTTTTAATTGACAAACCAGGGTATTCAATTTCTAAAATTTCCAACAACTTGTCATAGTAATCACCAGCTGGGCTGCTTATACACACTCCACTATTCATCGTTGATTTCTTAGCACCATAGGATTCCGTGTGAAACTTGTAACCATTTACAAAGTATACATTATATGATTTCACTGTCCTCAATGGTTTTCTAGAAAGATCATGTATATACTTGTTCTCTATTTTGTTTTGGCGTGCCTATATAAATAAGAATGAACTACATAAGAAGGTTCTTGAAAGAAAAGAAAACAACTTAAAAACTCACATAGTTTCCAAACCGTGTAGCAAAGTTTTTATCCACTTCAGCAGCAAGATCATGTTCATTTATATTTGGATATAGATCTTGCAACAACTCTTCATACATGTTGTACATTAAGATTAAAATTGTTTAaagttatgagaaattaaataaaaaatgactTAAAATGTTGTGAGTATTCTTACCTAAGGTAAGGTTGCATCTTCTCTTCATTAACCAATATGTAAGAATGAGTTGCATTGAATTCCTCATCGGTCAACCTTCTACTCTTGAGTTTTCCATATGGCGGCCAGGATATGAAAATATAGCTAATGTTTCATTGTCATCATCATCTTTAACTCCTCCATCATCATTTCTAGGCACCTTTCTGTTACGTGTATGAACACTAGGTTCGAAATAGTGAGAGAAAAATATTGATGCTTCACGAACCAAGTATATGTTGCATATTGACCCTTCAACTCTAGCTTTATTTTTCACATCTTTTTTCAACTGGTGTAACAATCTAAAGTATAACATTTTATTTATTAACCAGAAGTTTTCACTTAAATGTTCAAAATACAATGTGAATTAGAAAACAAACCTTTCAAAAGGATACATCCATCGATATTGAACGGGACCACCCACTTTTGCTTCGTACGGTAAATGCTCCATCGAGtcaaaaaaatcaagggaaaaagaTAATCTCTAACTTACAAAGAATTATTGGGATCTCAGCTTCAATCCTTTCCATGTCTTTGGTAGTAATTATCTTTGAAGTTAAGCTTTTGAAGAAAAGACTCAACTCAGTAACTGCTTCCCACACATTTTTTGGCAACATCTCACGAAATGCAACCGGTAACAATCTTTGCATAAAAACATGGCAATCATGGCTTTTCATTCCAAACAGTCTACATGAGCTCAAATCTACACACCTTCCTAAATTTGAAACATACCCATCGGGGAAACTCAAACTCTCTACCCATTCACATATGACTTTCTTTTGCTTCTTCTCTAATGCATAATATGCTCTTTGATTTTGATTTACTCCTTTTCTCTTCTTACAATAGAGTTTCAGATCATCTCTCGCATTTGCATTGTCCTTTGTCCTCTTCTTAACATCCATTACAGTGTAAAACAAATTCTCAAAAAAGTTTTTCTCAATATGCATAACATCAAAATTATGTCTAATGAGGTTTGTTTTCCAATAAGGTAAATCCCAAAATATGCTTCTTTTTTTCCAACCATATTTGCCACATGATTTATTTACTGCCTCCGCATTAAGTTCAGTCACTTTTAATAGACCAAGTTCTTCAATTTGCCTTATGGTTTCTTCACCATTCATACTTGGAGGAGGACCTTTTTTCTCTACACGATTCTTGATGAACTTTATCTTTTCTATATGGGTGATCAGCATTGAGGAATCCTCTATGACAATCAAACCATGAGATCTTCTTACCATTTTGAAGCCTAAAAGCTTGTGTATGTTTCCCATAATGCGGACATGCTAGCTTCCCAGCCGTTGTCCATCCTGATAACATTCCATATGCCGGAAAATCGCTAATTGTCCACATCAAAGTAGctcttaattgaaaattttgtctCAAAGAAACATCATAAGTTAAGACACCTTCTTCCCATAACTGCTTCAGTTCTGCAACAACCGGTTGAAGAAAGACATCTAATTTTTGCTTAGGGTTCGCGGGTCCAGGCACAATTGCAGTCAAAAACATGTAAGGCTCTTTCATACACATAGATGGTGGCAAATTATAAGGTGTTATAATAATAGGCCAAGATGAATATTGTTTTCCTGAAGCTCCATGTGGTTGAAACCCATTAGTACATAGGGCTAATCTAACATTACGTCGTTCGGCTGCAAATACAGGATAACTAATATCAAATTGCTTCCAATCTTCAGAATCAGATGGATGACACATTACCCCGATATCTTGACCATGATTTTTAGCATGCCATCGCATGGAGGCGGCAGTTGCTTGTGAAGCATACAATCTTTTCAACCTTGGAGTCAAAGGAAAATAATGCATTCTCTTGAAAGGTATACGCGAACGTGTAGATGAACTTCTTGACTTTTTGTACCTTAGTGCGTTGCAAAACTTGCACCAATCAAGATCTTTGTCTCCCCTCCAATATATCATACATCCAGACCTACAAGTGTCAATCAATTCCACAGGTAAACCAAGTGCTTGTGTTAACTTTTTGCTCTCATATAAACTATTAACCATGTTATTCTCCTCCGGTAACCCATCCTTTATTAATTGGCAAATAGCATCAAAACATTGCTCAGGGATGcgatatttgttggattagtgtctaagtccataactattttggtatgtacttgatccgatggtgcatggtccttttgggttgccttcaccaaagcaacttgataggatgaattatggagagaaaggattaaatatgatttattaatatattatgagaataatatattaaagtagaaatcatattttttaattaatattagtcaataattaattggtaattagttttgtgactaaaagagattaattaaacttaagggactggaattgtaattataagataattgcaatttgggccatggattgtcttgaatcaaggggtggacgaattctaatgggaaacccataaggaaatcatccaagggcttgattaaaggagtctatgggctgcttagggcttaagcaaccaaattagggtttccgtgttagataaccctaatagcctcactatatatagaacccttaaggctcaaaaacgtggggaacttctcttctagggttagaacacattttgggcagtctccatcctctctcctcttcatcctcttgcttatggtgtttgtgaaccattagaggagtgacacttgtgactctaagccttccaaagtcaacacaaggagatttgggattgttattgctacataacaatcaaggtaatattataaacctattctcatgttaatatgattacttgaatgttagaattagggtttatagtcttggataacttgcatgtacaatagagaaacttagatccaagcattagggtttgtatgagcacataggatgttcttaggaccaaaacccatcagtggtatcagagactagactggtttctattgtattgatgcttgatatgattaaaaaattcgatttttgtgtttctggaggctgaactcgtcgagttttctagatgaactcgctgagttcatgatgaactcgacaagtccattcctgactcgacgagtcggctggtcagagtgagggaaaaccgggatttcttgctgttttttctTGTGgctagttaccttatcatattagatcaatataaatccgattttatgatatatttgactatattcttgatctaattgaagatatttatcaattaataaaatatttgtttccttatgtgataattgattaattattttgattaaattggtaaattgttttgcaagaaatcattaaataaatcacatatggataattatgtgattaaatgttaatttagattatttgttatttgatccttatgttatgaaatgtttcatattttcccctttaggttttatagtttaaatttgaacccaaaagttttgttgttttgaaatttaaatagttaaaaccctaatgttttgaaaaaggtttcaaaacttgccctcaagttttggaatttaaattttgattaattgtttaattttgatgtatatttaaattctaaaccctaatgttttgaaatgttgcaaaacttgccttcaagttttggaatttaaaagttgattaaaagtttaattaggaatgttaaattctaaaaccctagtattgttttgaaaaagttcaaatcacacccttatggttttattaattaattaaggtgtataattaaaagaagtttaataaatccgtaaaagttttggtttacaatttaattgaattaaaagtataattgttcaatttaaccacctaatattttaaaaatgtaaaatacaccctatactatatataacattaaaagtctaacattatatatatatatatatatatatatatatatatatatatatatatatatatatatatatatatatgagtaaaagtcagtcttaccgttagtaggcctcattcacgaagctggtctataaggggtgtttaaggaaattgcctataaaatggcgattgaatgggtatccactcttacccaccgcactcttgactagtggagggtcattagccgaacgggtaggataggaagaaaccttccattataagtataatgaattactaaagtaactaaatgttttacaaattcccaatcttagttacttaggcaaaagtgaattgatgcaattccatgaaattacactttgtgcctttgcaaagacgttagtggagcgtgtatggtttaccggcacactaaatggttctaagaaaaggtagcaaagggtgactcaatgtttgtcatagttcggtggagcgtgtgtggtttaccggcatatcgaataggtgattgtaacatgtgagggcaccatgtaagtttgcatggttattcacacccactttgtgatcctcggcatcccagtcacaaactagaggggcatatcgagatttaaacatgccattgaaagtacaatgaatctcaaaggatctaggagctttcataaatttaaaacttaaatttcttttttgttttttatggtggaaattagtgaatcgtcattcacttaccttcaaatgttctgcaatttgggttacggcatccctctcccgagttgtagaatattgtgttgggtcctagccttagtatctcatttgggtgacttactaaggactcaatcaatcaactaacttgaatttattttctcccgttttgtagatgtcaaagtttgacaactatggtcttctcaaatcccgtggaacaagcattccacatgaagatgagattccacaattcgatcaaggaacaagagatcatacttcacttcctcctcctcctccaattattctccctaacccacaagttcaaaggcttgaaaagttcaagatcactcaagcccttttggcaagtaaacataaagaaggaaagtcggtgtgtacacacgtcctagggatgaaatcacacattgataggttaagaatgttgggatccgttgtctgtgaggaaatagctgttgattgggttcttcagtcatttcctaactcatatagtgagttcgtaagagagtactatatgatgaaccgcgacgtgacccttatagatctcacctatatgcttattgctgctgaatcagcaatggtttggcgcaatagaaaagcaaagttgattggtgaatatgccttcaagacctctatggatatagacaatggcaatgaaatacatgctatgatcgaaaggtttgatcataagagaaaggcaatgtctaaagtagttccatgacatgttccaaaagagtcaatttgcttttattaccaagagaaagggcattggagacgaagctgccccatttacctaagagatctaagagatgggagagtcaaaacgtatggctctaatataggtaaaatccattaactaactcttttaagcttctattctagattcttaatacataatgtgataagatcacaattgatgttttgtaggatcgaagaaaagaaagggagcttaaaggaaaaagtgagcagaatctaaccgtgaaggaatggatttcgatcgcatttctcgaagattagattcttaagctactacttagagttagaattagattgctaataaagatgtattagcataagtttttcaatgagttgcattgtaaggacaaatttttccgcataaaataaattttgatttttatattatccttgcaatggcgtgtatgaaaaattgatgcaataatggatttggttcttattatgttatttatggaaagtcgagattttaccaaatatggagagaaacttggaatcatgcaacttggttgcacgatgaatgagaaatcatatttggaaattagactaattcattgacaaagtgtcaagtgaaggactaggagatcgaatacacaaagttgcgtgttgatcaagtccaccatatgtaacgtcccaaaactcaagactaaaaatttcttttaataaaatattacttaaagtaaaatcatcatttcaaaacataaactgagtattagttttcaaaacacatgttcattatcagagtaaaacattcccaggctgactaatctatggtgtgtgccatgcgatcatcccgagctccatcatccgctaccggaagcacctgaaaccaaaactgaaaaccgtaagcacgaagtttagtgagttccccagataccacataccatacaaaccattcatagccaagtACCATACGTAaccgacttatccataatcaagtaggtgctatgtgccaaacatagtcttgccattatgccatgggccgcgcgtggtcttcctggtcaagcttgggccactccctgggtcttacagataAGTGTCAAGGGCCACCCTCTGGTCTTACAGgcatgtgccaagggccaccccctggtcttttatgcaagtatcacaaagacaaccgtacatactactctacttagctaaacagcatacagtgtgccaaaagccacctcctggtct includes:
- the LOC111893554 gene encoding uncharacterized protein LOC111893554, whose product is MVNSLYESKKLTQALGLPVELIDTCRSGCMIYWRGDKDLDWCKFCNALRYKKSRSSSTRSRIPFKRMHYFPLTPRLKRLYASQATAASMRWHAKNHGQDIGVMCHPSDSEDWKQFDISYPVFAAERRNVRLALCTNGFQPHGASGKQYSSWPIIITPYNLPPSMCMKEPYMFLTAIVPGPANPKQKLDVFLQPVVAELKQLWEEGVLTYDVSLRQNFQLRATLMWTISDFPAYGMLSGWTTAGKLACPHYGKHTQAFRLQNEKIKFIKNRVEKKGPPPSMNGEETIRQIEELGLLKVTELNAEAVNKSCGKYGWKKRSIFWDLPYWKTNLIRHNFDVMHIEKNFFENLFYTVMDVKKRTKDNANARDDLKLYCKKRKGVNQNQRAYYALEKKQKKVICEWVESLSFPDGYVSNLGRCVDLSSCRLFGMKSHDCHVFMQRLLPVAFREMLPKNVWEAVTELSLFFKSLTSKIITTKDMERIEAEIPIILCKLEIIFFP